The Dehalobacter sp. genome includes a window with the following:
- a CDS encoding TIGR01440 family protein — translation MTDKKEMLRQIKDEWEHILQAFEDTAGLKPGQLLVVGCSTSEIIGEKIGKAGSKEVADVLFEPLRRWADKLGIFLAVQCCEHLNRALIVERSTADRLNFEPVVVIPSLSAGGAMSLAAWGNFFDPVAVEQIRADAGIDIGDTLIGMHLRPVAVPLRIDVRNLGAAHLNLAKARPKYVGGPRAAYPCD, via the coding sequence ATGACGGATAAGAAGGAAATGCTTCGGCAAATCAAAGATGAGTGGGAGCATATTCTTCAGGCATTTGAGGATACAGCTGGACTAAAGCCTGGGCAGCTGCTGGTTGTCGGCTGCAGCACGAGTGAAATTATCGGGGAAAAGATTGGCAAAGCAGGCAGCAAAGAAGTGGCTGATGTTCTGTTCGAACCACTTCGGAGATGGGCGGACAAGCTTGGGATTTTTCTGGCGGTTCAATGCTGTGAGCATTTAAACCGGGCGCTCATCGTGGAAAGAAGTACGGCTGACAGGCTGAATTTTGAACCCGTCGTGGTGATACCGTCGCTTTCAGCAGGCGGGGCAATGTCCCTGGCTGCCTGGGGAAATTTTTTCGATCCTGTTGCTGTCGAACAGATTAGGGCTGATGCAGGGATCGATATCGGAGACACGTTGATTGGCATGCATCTCCGCCCGGTCGCTGTTCCACTAAGGATTGACGTCCGAAATCTCGGCGCGGCTCACCTTAACCTTGCCAAAGCGCGGCCGAAATA
- the rpiB gene encoding ribose 5-phosphate isomerase B, producing the protein MKIALGADHAGYQLKECIKEFLAEKGHEILDCGTDSDSSVDYPGYGFNVGKAVIESKADSGIVVCGTGIGISIAANKVKGIRAALCTDSYMAKMARQHNNANILALGARVIGQGVALDIVETFLTTSFSGWKHARRVDMISDFEQRS; encoded by the coding sequence ATGAAAATTGCATTGGGTGCAGATCATGCAGGATATCAGCTTAAGGAGTGCATCAAAGAATTTCTTGCGGAAAAAGGCCACGAGATTCTAGATTGCGGTACAGACAGCGACAGTTCCGTTGATTATCCGGGGTATGGCTTCAATGTCGGGAAAGCAGTGATTGAAAGTAAAGCGGATTCTGGAATCGTGGTCTGCGGCACCGGAATAGGGATTTCCATCGCAGCCAATAAAGTCAAGGGAATTCGGGCTGCCCTTTGTACCGACAGTTATATGGCCAAGATGGCGAGGCAGCATAATAATGCCAATATCTTAGCACTCGGAGCAAGGGTAATTGGTCAGGGCGTTGCGCTGGATATTGTCGAGACTTTTTTGACGACATCCTTCAGCGGGTGGAAACATGCCAGAAGAGTAGATATGATCAGCGATTTTGAGCAGCGATCTTAA
- a CDS encoding low molecular weight protein arginine phosphatase — protein MISMKILFVCTGNTCRSPMAEGLARLYFPEGYELFSAGIQALDGDPISPYAGEILQEKGIDSQRHRAVRLQKDTLAAADLILTMTKAQKKVLSGIYPEYQDKIMQLGEWSGLDKEISDPWLGSLKTYRFCAEEIEEMIKAGVRRYRGNS, from the coding sequence ATGATATCTATGAAAATCTTGTTTGTTTGTACAGGAAATACATGCCGCAGTCCGATGGCAGAAGGTCTTGCCCGCTTATATTTTCCGGAAGGGTATGAGCTTTTCTCGGCCGGGATTCAGGCTTTGGATGGCGATCCCATCAGCCCGTATGCAGGGGAAATTCTCCAGGAAAAGGGAATTGATTCCCAGCGGCATCGGGCGGTCAGGCTGCAAAAAGATACGCTCGCTGCTGCTGATCTGATCCTGACAATGACCAAAGCTCAGAAAAAAGTACTGTCCGGTATTTATCCGGAATATCAGGATAAAATCATGCAACTCGGAGAATGGTCCGGTTTGGATAAAGAAATTTCCGACCCATGGCTGGGATCTCTGAAAACATACAGGTTCTGTGCGGAAGAAATTGAAGAAATGATCAAAGCCGGAGTACGGCGGTATCGAGGGAACAGTTAG
- a CDS encoding manganese efflux pump MntP family protein has protein sequence MELIWIIAVSIALGMDAFSFSLALGMIGIDNKTALRLSTVVAVFHVFMPLLGLWIGQKLGLLFGNVAVGIGAVILLWLGSKMILGAIRGSGEKNIPSLKGFGIFVLAGSVSLDALSVGFSLGTFVSMILPATLIMGFTAGIMTGGGILLGRRIGTWAGSKAEAVGGGILFLIGLRMAFGLVF, from the coding sequence TTGGAATTAATATGGATCATAGCGGTATCAATAGCACTAGGGATGGATGCCTTTTCCTTCTCGCTTGCTTTGGGAATGATTGGGATCGACAATAAAACAGCGCTGCGGTTGAGTACTGTCGTGGCAGTGTTTCATGTTTTCATGCCGCTTTTGGGTTTGTGGATTGGACAGAAACTTGGACTGCTGTTTGGCAATGTTGCAGTTGGGATCGGAGCTGTCATTTTGCTCTGGCTTGGCAGTAAAATGATTCTGGGTGCCATTCGGGGATCGGGAGAAAAAAACATCCCGAGTTTAAAAGGATTCGGAATTTTCGTTCTGGCAGGAAGCGTCAGCCTTGACGCACTGAGTGTCGGATTTTCTCTGGGTACGTTTGTCAGCATGATCCTGCCGGCAACCCTGATCATGGGTTTTACAGCAGGTATCATGACAGGAGGCGGTATTCTTCTTGGTCGAAGAATCGGCACCTGGGCCGGCAGCAAAGCGGAAGCCGTCGGTGGCGGCATCTTGTTTTTGATTGGCCTGAGAATGGCCTTCGGTCTTGTTTTCTAA
- a CDS encoding L-threonylcarbamoyladenylate synthase translates to METKRIRLRPDSIIQDKELQEAAALLRQGEVVAFPTETVYGLGANALDSEACAKIYAVKGRPSDNPLIVHVASLDEAQQLVRVWPPQAEVCARNFWPGPLTLVLPKRAHIPEIVSGGLDTVAVRMPSHPVALALIEAAGCPLAAPSANISGKPSPTNAEHVWRDLKGKIPLLIDAGSCTVGLESTVLDLTGELPTILRPGGITLEQLQAVLGKVELDRSADHGQPTVEPRSPGMKYRHYAPEGKIILFSGSTSEKAEKMTKYLRNKNNAARTAVLCLDETVARLTGDTTGKADMIFALGSRNNLDSAASRLFEGLRLCDEQNIDTILAEEIAEEGIGLAFMNRLKKAAGKKNFGPGSRYLNLTDTKEENTWN, encoded by the coding sequence GACAGCATCATACAGGATAAAGAATTGCAGGAAGCAGCAGCTTTGCTCCGACAGGGCGAAGTCGTGGCATTTCCTACCGAGACCGTTTATGGGCTTGGCGCCAATGCGCTGGACAGCGAAGCCTGTGCCAAAATATATGCGGTAAAAGGACGACCTTCGGATAATCCGCTGATTGTTCATGTTGCTTCCTTGGACGAAGCACAGCAGCTTGTCCGTGTTTGGCCGCCGCAGGCTGAAGTCTGCGCGCGGAATTTCTGGCCAGGACCTTTAACGCTGGTACTGCCCAAGAGAGCACATATTCCGGAAATCGTCAGCGGAGGACTGGACACGGTGGCGGTCAGAATGCCGAGTCACCCTGTTGCCCTGGCCCTGATTGAAGCAGCGGGTTGTCCGTTGGCCGCGCCGAGTGCGAATATATCGGGGAAGCCCAGTCCGACCAATGCGGAGCATGTTTGGCGGGATCTGAAAGGGAAGATTCCGTTGCTGATTGATGCCGGATCTTGTACAGTGGGTCTTGAATCGACGGTGCTCGATTTGACCGGGGAACTACCAACAATTTTGCGCCCGGGAGGAATTACGCTTGAACAGCTTCAGGCAGTGCTGGGGAAGGTCGAACTGGACCGCAGTGCTGATCACGGACAGCCGACCGTAGAGCCCAGATCGCCTGGTATGAAATATAGACATTACGCACCGGAAGGTAAAATCATTTTATTCAGTGGTAGCACCTCTGAAAAAGCTGAAAAGATGACGAAATATCTGAGGAACAAAAACAACGCGGCAAGGACTGCAGTACTGTGTTTGGACGAAACGGTCGCCAGACTGACCGGAGATACGACCGGCAAGGCCGATATGATATTTGCACTTGGTTCCAGGAATAATCTTGATTCAGCTGCCAGCCGTCTGTTTGAAGGACTGAGACTGTGTGACGAGCAAAACATCGACACCATTCTGGCGGAGGAGATTGCAGAAGAAGGAATAGGGCTTGCTTTTATGAACCGTTTGAAGAAAGCAGCTGGCAAAAAAAATTTTGGTCCAGGGAGCAGGTATCTCAATCTGACCGATACTAAGGAGGAAAACACTTGGAATTAA